The genomic segment AGGGGATAATAGTGGCTGCGCCGGCTGGACCTGGGGCGCCGGTGTCGCCTTTATCACCCTTCGGGCCTTGCGCGCCGGTTGCCCCCACAGGTCCAGCAGGGCCTGGAGCGCCGTCCGCGCCTTTGGCTGCGATTAGCAGATAATCTGGAGAAGTATCCGGCGTGCCAGTTGGCCCTGCAACCAGTGCAACATATGTGGATCCGTTATAAGTTACCACCCGGTATTGCGGATACAACGGAGCCTGCACCGAGTTGAATACCACTGCGCCTTCAAAGCCCGCGCCATCCGCCCCTTTCGCGCCAGTCGTGCCGGCAGCACCGGTTGCGCCGGTGTCGCCCTTGTCGCCCTTGGCGCCTGTCGGGCCAGCAGGACCCGCAGGCCCTACGTCCCCTTGGTCGCCCTTAGCGCCCGTTGCTCCGGTTGCTCCGGTATCGCCTTTCGCGCCAGTAGGACCGGCAGGGCCTACTTCACCTTGGTCGCCTTTTACACCTGTTGCTCCGGTTGCTCCGGTATCGCCTTTCGCGCCAGTAGGACCGGCAGGGCCAACTTCACCTTGGTCGCCTTTTACACCTGTTGCTCCGGTTGCTCCGGTATCGCCTTTCGCGCCAGTAGGACCGGCAGGGCCTACTTCGCCTTGGTCGCCTTTAGCGCCGGTAGCTCCCGTTGCGCCTGTCGAACCAGTGTCGCCTTTGGCTCCTTGCGGGCCAGTATCACCCGTATCGCCCTTCGCACCTGCTGCTCCCGTGTCACCCTTATCGCCCTTTGCGCCGGCAGCTCCGGTTGCACCCGTGTCGCCTTTATCTCCTTTATCGCCTTTCGCGCCCTTAGCCACGATCAGCTTATAATCTGCCGACGTATCCGGCGAACCCGCAGGTGCAGCCTTCAGCACGATGTAAACCGATCCATCGTACAGGACGATCTGATACTGCGCATAGCTCGAGGCAGCCGAGGCGCTGTAATCCACAGCGACGTTCAGACCGACACCGTCAGCACCTTTCGAGCCAGTGGGGCCTGTGTCGCCTTTATCGCCCTTATCACCCTTGTCGCCTTTATCGCCCTTCGCGCCTTGAGCGCCGGTCTCGCCCTTCGCGCCGGATCCGTTACCGGAAGTGGTGTCGTCGAAGCTCAACTTCACAGTCTGCGTCTGCTGGTTCCATCCGATATCGGCGCCGAACGCCGTCGCGAACAGGCGGACCGGGATCAGCACGCGGCCGTCCTTGACCTGCGCCGGCGCCTGCAGGCTGACCGTCTGAACGCCGCTATCCGTCGTAACCGTTGCGGTATTTTCCCCAGCCTTTACGACTACCTTAACGCCATCCTTAACCGCAGTGACCGTTTGCGAAGCATTGTCCCAGTTGACGCTTGCACCAAGCGTGCCGTTGATGTCCTTCATGGGCACCAGCACAGTGTTGTTCACCAATACAGGGGACACTTGGTATTGGATATTGGAGCCGTTGACGTTAAGCGTCACGCCGCTGGCGGCGCTCACGGGAGCGGCAACCAGGGTAGCGGCGAGCAGCAATAAGCCCGCGGCGGTTTTCGTTTTCTTTTTCAACACGAATTCATTCCTCCGATGTCTTATTATGAGAACGTGGCTTGTCCAACAAAGCTACAAAGCCTTCCTAAAATAATACAAACATTTTAACAAAATTCGACAGATTTTTATATGAAATAGATGTGCCGTATTTCCGACATTTGCTTATAAAACCGCATTATGATTCGACATGATGATTCAACCGTCTTGCATCTGCACCCTTTTTGCATGTTCCACCCGTTTAGGGGTATGAATGTTTATAGAGAAATTCGATTGGCGAAGGGCGGGCGGACCGGCATGGTACGTGTATTGGTGGTAGACGACGAGGCGGGAATCTCGGAGGCGGTCGCTTACGCGCTGCAGCGCGAGGGATATGAGGTCGATACGGCGGCGGATGGCGTGGAGGCGCTGGAAAAGGTGGCGGCGCAGCGACCGGACGTGATGGTGCTGGACGTGATGATGCCGCGCATGGGTGGATATGAAGTCTGCCGCAAGCTGGACGGCAGGGACCGTCCGGCCATTCTTCTGCTTACGGTTAAAAACGATATTGTAGACAAAGTGCTGGGGCTCGAGCTGGGGGCGGACGACTACATGACCAAGCCCTTCGACATCCGCGAGCTTCTCGCGCGCGTCAAGGCGCTCGCCCGCAGGGTACAGCTGGATCACGCACCGGCTCAGAACGCGCCAGCCGATACGGAGACGGTGCGGCTCGGCACGCTGGCGATCGAATCGCTCTCGCGGACGGCGCGCGTGGACGGGCAAGCGCTCGAACTGACGCCCAAGGAGTTCGATCTATTGAAGCTGCTGGCAGCTAATCCGGAGCGCGTGTACACGCGGGAAGCATTGCTTGAACTCGTGTGGGATATGGACTTCGCGGGAGGAACCCGGACGGTGGACATTCATGTCCAGCGGCTGCGGCGCAAGCTCGGAGACGCGCAGGGCCTGATCCAGACGGTGTTCGGCGTCGGCTACAAGAGCGCCAGGCCGTCGGAATGAGCCGGGGCGTGCGCATCGGCCTGCAGGGCAAGCAGTCGCTGCTGCTCGCGCTGCTGCTGGCGGCTATCGTCGCCGCGCTGAGCATGCAGGTGCTGTCGGGCATTCGGGACGACCAGAAGGAGCGGCTCGAGCAGACCTTCGCCCGCCAGGCGGAGGCCGCGAATCTGCGCGTGCGCGATGCCTTTCTGACCGGCGAGCGCGTCGAGGCGAAGCCCTTTATGGAAAAAAACGCGCAGCGGCTGGCTGTCGACCTGGGCGAACTGAGCGGCATGCCGGTCACGCTCTACGATACGGACGGCGTCCTGGCCGGCACGTCGCTGCCCATTCAGCCGCGGACGGACGCGTCCGATGCGCTGGCCTACACGGCGAGGGGGATGTCCGCTTATATTACGGAAGGCGACGCGCTCTTATACCTCGCTCCGCTCTACAATGCCGATCAACTGCTCGGTACGGTACAATTCCACGCGTCGCTCGCCGACCAGAATGCGTTTTACGAGCGCATCCGCGATCTGTTCCTGTATGCAGGGCTCGCAGTGCTTGCGGGCGGCTTCCTCGTCGGCTATCTCTTCGTCCGGCGCCAGGTAAGCGTCATCCGCCGGCTGAACCGGGCCACTCAGCAGATCGGACGCGGCGATTATTTGTCCGCCGCGCCCGTGAGGCGCCGGGACGAGCTGGGCGAGCTGGCCGAAGGCATCTTCGACATGAGCGGCAGCATCTCTTCTTCGGTAACGCAGCTCCACGAGGAGAAGCGCAAGCTCATGGATGCGATCGCGCGGCTGACGGAGCTCGAGCGCCAGCAGAAGCAGTTCATCGGCAACATCAGCCACGAGTTGAAAACGCCGCTGACTTCGATCCGCGCTTACGCGGATCTGCTGGAGATGTACGCGGACGACCCGGCGTTGCTCGGCAAAGCAAGAGAGCGTATCGGCACGGAAGCCGCACGGCTGTACGAATTGGTCGAAAAGGCGCTGCAGCTGTCCGCGATGGACGTTTACGACTTTGAAACGAAAGCGGAACAGGTCGCACTCGCTCCCTTATTAAAGGAAGCCACCGAGCGCATACGGGTCAAAGCGGACGCCGTCGGCATCCGCATGACGCTGGATCTCCAGGACGGCAGCGTCTGGGCGGATTCCGACAATCTTATGCATATTGTGCTCAACCTGCTCGATAATGCGGTCAAGTACAATGTGTCGGGCGGCGCAGTGACGCTAAGCAACCGGCTGACGTATGGCGCAGACGGCGAGCCGCGAATGATCGTCGAGGTCGCGGATACCGGCAGAGGCATTCCGCAGGAGGCGCAGTCGCGCATCTTCGATCCGTTCTACACGGTCAGCGGCGACCGTTCGCGCGCGACCGGGGGTACCGGACTTGGACTGTCGCTTGTCCGCAGCCTTGCGGAAAAGCAGGGCGGCTCCGTTCGGCTCGCCGAATCCGGCTCGGGCGGCTCCCGATTCATACTCGAGCTGCCGGTACGAGAGCCTAAGCGCAAGTCGTAAACGGCGCTCCGAATTGTTTACAACTTCGATACATGCCGGATATGGCTTCGATATATCGCGATTCTATACTGATCTCAAGACAGGGACGACGGACGCAGGGCAGCGCGGTATGGGCGCCTCGCCGCAGCTGCTCCCTGGCGAGATCCATATCAGTCAGGAGGACCTGTCCATGCCGAACAAAAAAGGAGAGATCGCCGTTAAGCTCACGCTATTGCTCATGCTCGCCATCGAACTGACAGCCTGCAGCGCCAAAAACGGCGAGCCGATCCCCGTCGCTTCCGGCGCGAGCGCCGGGCAGACGGACGATGCGTCCGCCGCGCAGGGCGCAGGCGGCGGCAAGCGCAAGCTGACCGTCGTCAAGGAGACGGACGCGCCGAAGCGGAGCGACGTGGCGATCGAACGCATCCATCGCTTCGAGGGCGCGGCGATCGACGCCTGGCTCTCGGACGACGCGCTCAGGATTACGACGACGAAGCTCGAAAAGCCGGGCACCGACACGGAGGAGCCGAAGTTCAGCTATGCGGCCGAGACCGTCGATCTGACGAGCGACGCCCGCAAGCCCGCGAAGCCGGCCGAGACGGAAGGCGACACGGCTGCGCTTGTGAAGGAAACCCTGTCTCCCGACGGCAAATTCGCCTTCGTGCAGCGGTGGAAGGATAAATATACGGCCCGCAACTTCATTAAAAATGTCGCCACCGGCGGCATGACCGAGATTAAAGGCACCAACTATCTCGAGTCGGGCGGCTGGATCGACGAAGGCACGTACCTTCTTGCGGCCGGCTCTATGGAAGGACGCGGCGACGTCCTGTCCGTCAAGACGGACGGCACCGTATCGAAGATGACGCTCGACGATCCGCAGGTCGAGCTGTTCACGAAGTTCACGGCATCGCACGGCCGCGTCTACTACACGGATCAGGCGCAGAACCTGAAGACGCTCGCCTACGGGACCGCTACGAAGCCCACCGTGCTCGCCACCGGCGTATCCGGCTTCGAGGTCGCGCCGGACGGCGCCAGAATCGCCGTCTCGACGGTCGTCGGCCAGGACGGAACGGCGGCTCGCCTGCTCCTCTACGGCGCGGACGGACGCCAGCAAGGCTCGGCGATCGGCACAGGCGATCTGATCCCGTACATGAGCTGGTCCGCCGATGCCGTGAAGCTCGCTTTCGCCGTATACGCGGAAGACCGCAGCGGCATGAACGGCGTGTACGTGTTCGACGCCGCTTCGGGCACGGTCGTGCCCGTCGTTCCGAACGCTTTTCCCCAATACCCGCTTAGCTGGAATCCCTCAGGCACGAGGCTGGGCGTCACGGCTGCCGGCAAGGGCGATCTGCCCGTCACGGAAATTATCGATTTTAAAAACCAACAAACCCCTTAAGGAGATGGAACTTATGAAAAACAATATGATGAAGAAATCGGTACTCGGCGCGATGGTGCTCGGCATGACGATCACAGGCGCGGCAGGCGTCTACGCAGGCACGAACATGCAGAAAATCACGGCCTATCTGAACAGCAGCATCGGCATCAAGGTCAACGGCTCCGCCTACGTTCCGACGGACGCGAGCGGCAACAAGCTCACTCCGATCACGTACCACGACACGACGTATCTCCCCGTCCGCGCGCTGGCCGGCGCCCTGGACGTTCAGTTGACCTTCGACCCGAAGACGAATCAGGTCGTGATCACCACGGCTAAGCCGAATACGCCTCCGCAATCCGCTGATCTGGCCAGCATCGGCTATACAACGGCGCAGATCAAGGAGATTCAGACGGCATTCGCGGCATTCGACGGTTTCACGACGCCTTATATGCCAACGCTGATGGCGGCCAACGATACGTATAAGCAAGCATCCGCGACCGGCGACGGCGTGAACTTCGTTTTCTCGCATATGATCGTGAACGTGTCGCCTCGCGACTATGCTTTCGACTACGAGGGTACGAACGTGACCTTGTCGAACGGCGTAAAAGCCAAGTGGTATAAGCCTTCCGACACCGACATGCTGACCTTCAAGCTCGACGACCGCTACGTGACGCTCAGCTCCATGGACGGCGCGCTGAACAAGGCGCAGCTCGAGAAAATCGCCGTCGGCGTCGCCAAGCAATCCGACAGCACGGCCGGTCTGGCCATCGTCTCCTACACCGATGCGCAATTCAAAGCCATCAAGACCGCCTTCGCCGGGTTTGACGGCTTCACGACGGCATACGCACCGACGCTCATGGCCGGCGACGACGCCTTCAAGCAAGCCGCAGCGACCGGCGACGGCGTGAACTTCCTCTTTTCCCACATGACGGTCGGCGTCTCGCCTCGCGATTACTCGGACGGCTACGACAGCACGAAGGTCACCCTGTCGAACGGCGTTCAAGCCAAGTGGTATAAGCCTTCCGGCACCGACATGCTGACCTTCAAGCTCGACGACCGGTTCGTGACGATCAGCTCCCCGGACGGCGCGCTGAACAAAGCAAAGCTGGAACAGATCGCCGTCGGCGTCGCCAAACTGAAATAAGGCAATCATTCTAAGGAGGCCCGCATCATGAAGGTATCTTTCAAAACGGCGTCCTACGGCTTCGTGCTGGCCGGCGTGCTCGTGCTCGCCGCGTGCAACTCCGCCGGATCGGCCTCGTCTAACGGAAGCGATGCGCCCAGTGCATCGCCGTCCGCATCCGCTTCCGCGGCGGCTCCCGCTTCGCCTTCGGCTTCCGCCGGCAGCGGGACCGAGGCGCCGGCTTCCCCGTCGGCCGGCGAGCCGGCGAGCGCATCGGCTCCGGCATCGGCCGCGCCGACCAAGGTCTCCGCCGAGGTCGCAGCCGAGATCAAAGAGCTGATGAAGCTTGCCAAGGAAGGCAAGGCGCCCGGCATCTCGTACGTCGCGCACGATTCGCTCATCGACGACGTAAAGAAGGATTGGGGCAAACCCGACTCGGACGATATGGCGGGCAAAGGCTTCTACGCCGTCTACAGCAAGCATCATGCCGCGTTCGGCTACAACAAAGGCAGCCAGCTGTTCGACATCCGCTCGAGCGACGCCAAGCTGCAGAAGCTGACGCTGCTGCAGATCGAGCAGACGCTGGGCAAACCGTCGTCCACGACCAAGAGCGGCGACGACACCATTTACGTCTACGAGACCGGCAAGGAGTTTCAGCTCAAATTCGCCATCCCGAAATCAACTGGCAAGGTCGATCATATCTCGGTCTTCTCGAAGACGGGATCGCGCAACAATATGGCGGGCTAAAAGCCTGCTCACGAACAAGCCGCCGGGCGCATACCCTGGCGGCTTGTTAATCGTTATAGAAGAAAACGCCCAAGCGCGCAAAAAGTGATGGATTTTCTCCGAAAAGCACTCCTTTGGCCGATAACCGGATCTATCGTGCACTTTTGCAGGATAGTCCTCAACGCTTTTCAGACCAAAGCGAGTATCCCAGCCAGGCCAGTCCCAAGCCCATCGGCACCGCCGCGAGCCGGCCGAGCTCGTGCGGGAGCACGGCGGCAGCCAGAGAAGCGACGGCCCCGAAGGCGAGCAAGCCTGCCGCCCCGCGCGATAAAATGCCGGCCCTGAACGTCGCGATGCCGAACAGCAGACCGCCGAGCAAATACGCTGCGGCCGATACCGGTCCCGCGGCGGCAAGCGCGCCAAGGTCAACCTCGCTGCCCGCTCCGCTTGAAAGCCCCAGGAATCCCTCCACGATTTTCGGCGCGTCGGTCGTGAGCAGCGGCAAAATGAAAGCTTCGATGAAGGTAAGCGCCATGAGGAGCGCAAACTCGAGGCTGAAAAGGAGATAGCCTGCCAGGCCCAGCCACCCGGCCTTCTCGACTTGCCTGGCGTAGATCCCCGTGATACCGGCCAAGGCCAGGAGACTCATCAAGATGGTTAAGTAATGGGCAATGGCCCAAGCGTCGGTAGTTACGGACGAGAGAACATCGGACGGATGAATCATCTGGATAACGATGAACAGAATCCCTGCCAGCATCGCCGCCACGCCTGACCAACGAATGAGGCCGGGGGCAGTGATCTTGTTACTTCCTGCGGTTGTGCGGTTCGCGTTCATCGATTTGTCTCCTCTTTCATGAAAGTAGTATGATCTGTTCCTATCTTGAACGCGGGCGCGTAAGAACGTTCGGAGCTCGCCCCGACGACGGAGATCAACGGCAAGCCGAGATCGCGTATGTTCCTAAGAAAACCGTGAAGTGCCGCCTGATCGGCCACCGGGCCGCGAAGGACGGTCGTTCCGTTGCTGTCGCGGGTAAAACATAACCCTTCGAACCGATATCCCCATTTGGAATCTAGATGCCCTTTTACGCGAATCTCGTACCGTCTTGGCTCCCCATCGTTCTCTGGAGATCCTTGCGATCCTTCCATTTTGCGTTTCCTCCTTTGTGCTTCCGCTAAGGTTAAGATACAGGTTCGCGTGAGGAGTCCGCATCACCACAAGTGGTGATTTATGCAGCAAAAAGCCCCGCGCCGGTCGATAAACCGGCCAGAACGGGGCTGTAGAGAGACGCGGAAGCGCTAGTCTAAATCGAGCTCTTCCGCCCGGCGAACGGCCGCGCGGCGGTTGTTCACCTCGAGCTTGCTATAAATATTCTTCGTATGCGACCGCAGGGTATTCAGCGAGATATGGAGCATGCGGGCGATATCCGGACCGCTCAGCTCAGTTCGGAACAGCCGAAGCACCTCGAGCTCCCGATCGCTCAACGGCTCGCTTAGCGTGTGCTTGTGCGCCGCTCTGCTCTCGGCTCTGCCGAGCGCGGACAGAAGCTGAGTGATATAACCGGGGGAGACTCCCTGTTTCAAAGCAGCTTCAAGCAAGGCGGCCATGGGCTGGCCTACGTCCGCGAAGATGCGGACGTAGGCTTCCGATTCGGCTAAGGCCAAGGCGCGTTCCAACGGTCCAAGCGCATCAAGGCGGTTGCCTCGGGTCTCATGAGCCATCGCCTGCAGGATCAGAATCTCGATCGAGCTCCCGGCCCTCCCGCCTTCCTCTGCCGCTTGAAGCAAGCGTTCCAGCAGCCCCAATACTTGACGAATCGAATGGTCACTGCGATCGCGCCTATACTTCGCCAGGAGCGTCCTGGCAAGCGTGACGTGCTCGAATTCGCGCAGATAGGACAGCTCGTCATAGGCGGACAACCCTTGCTCCCGCACCCAATCGAGGGCATCGTCCAGCCGCCCCATTGCAAGCCAGATCCGTGTTTTCATCGCCGAGATCGGACGCACATTGGGGAAAAAATGGCCCTTATACAGCCGCTCCGCCTCATGGAGAAGCGAGAGCGCGCCATTCAGGTCTTCGTTCGCCTCCGCGACCCGGGCCATGGCGACGTACCAGCGATAGCCGATCTGCGGGCGAAGGGCGCGCTCGTTCAGTTCCTTGCCCTTCAACAGGCGATCCGCGGCGGCCTGAAGATCGTTGTGCTCGCGGTCGAGCTCGCTCATCGCCACGTGGATATCGATCGTCCCCCGCGACATGCGCTCGCCATGCGACTCGGCTACCTCCAAGCCTCGCTCGTAGACCCGCATCGCTTGGCGCAGCCGGCCTTGCGCAATCCGGATATCGGCCAAGGCGATCGCGCCCCCGATCGCGTCCGAGATATTTCCGGCCAGCAGCACGCCGGCCATACCCTCGTCAAACATCCGGTACGCGGTCTCGAGATCGCCGCTCGTCCACGCCGCCAGTCCCAAGAGCGCCGCCGCCGCGCCGCGCCGAAGATGGTCTCCCTCAGGCACGAGCTCGAGGACCCGCCGGGCATATCGGATCGCTGCCGGTATATCGCCCAGCACCTGGGCGCGCGCGGCGCGATACCCGGCGATCGTGCCCGGAAGATGACGGAACTCCTCTTCGTCCACGACGACCCTGTCCGCCATGCTGGCTTGGCTGCTCGCGGTTGTTTCGAGCCGGCGTTCCGCGTCTTGAAGGCGCTCCTCGACGGCTCCGAACTCCCCGCCGGCCATTAACGCCCAGGCGAACGCGACGCTCAAGACGGGTCTGCGGCGTATCAACTCGTCGGGCAGCGCTCTCAGCCAGCCCAGTACGGCAAGCCCCTGCCTAAGTCTCCGCATCTCCGGCCAGGCACACTCGATCAGGTCCGCTGCCCGCGCGTCATCGCCTGCCGCCAATGCGTGACGAATCGCGTCGGCTGCCGAGCCATGCCGTTCGTACCATCGACTTGCACGCCGATGCAGCTCGGCTATCCGATCCGGCTGGTCTGCCTCTAAATGAACGGCGAGCACCTCGCCGAAGAGGTGATGGTACCGATACCACTCGCGTCTGTCGTCCAGCGGGACGACAAAAAAATTGCCCTTCTCCAGCGCTTCCAATCGCGCGCTGCCCTCCCCTTCGCCGGTGACGGCATCGCACAGCGGCCCGGACAACCGTTCGAGGATGGAGGTTTGAAGCAGAAAGCTCCGCATCGATTCCGGCTGACGGCGCAGAACCTCCTCGACCAAATAGTCGATGATGTACCGGTTGTCTCCGGCGAACGCGCGAATGAATGCCGGAATGTCCTCGCGCCCTCGCATGGAGAGCGCAGCCAGCTGGAGCCCCGCGATCCAGCCCTCGGTACGGCTCTCCAATGCTTCAATGTCGTCCGCCGATAGTGCCAGGCCCATCGCCTCGTTGAAGAATGCGGCCGCTTCGCCGGCGGAAAAGCGAAGGTCCGCGGCACGCAGCTCGGTCAAGTCGCCGCGTACGCGCAACCGGCTTAGCGGCAGCTGCGGATCCTCCCGAGTCGCGATGACCAGATGCATTTGCGGGGGGAGATGCTCAAGCAGGAAGGCGACCGCGTCGTCGATCGGTTTGGCGCGAATGACATGGAAATCGTCGAGAACCAGAACGAAAGGGGTCGGGATCGCCGATACCTCATTGAGCAGAATGGTCAGCGCTGATTCGGTAGACGACGGTTGGGAAATGCGCGGGAGAGCTCCGTCTCCTCCGATAGGCTCGGTTATCCTGTTCACCGCAGCGACGAGATGGGCGAGAAAACGCGCGGCATCGTTATCCCTTTCGTCCAAGGAGAGCCATGCGACAGGTCGACCGCAGCCGGCAGCCCACTCGCCTATGAGCGTCGTCTTGCCAAATCCGGCGGAAGCGGAGACAAGGGTGAGCTTGCGGTCCAGACCGTCGTTCAACCGCTCGAACAGACGCGGTCGCGGAATGGTCTTGGACCGGGACACGGGAATATACAGCTTCGTAGTTAGGATCTGCACATTCATGGTTGAATCGGGTTCCCCATTCTATCGGTTCATATCCAATAGGATAGCTTGAACGGCTTTATTTCTCCACTGCAAGTTATGCCTGCCAGGAACTTTCTCCATGCATGCGCGTCTAACCACCATATGGAAATTATGAGCGAATGCCGTGCGTGGCAAATGAACGAATCGCATCCATCGGTCGCTTTTAAGCGCTGCCCCGCTTCGGTGGAATCGTTCGACGTCCTTTTGCATTATTCGGACGGGGCTATGGACCGAGCACTGACTGTGCTTCCCTGCCCAGGTACGGTCGATCAATCGAGCGGAGCTGTCATGGAGCCGGGAATTTTGTTTGGCAAGCTGGATCAATTGTTCAAACCCTAACAACCGGAGGGCGGACTATGCTTAAAAGCACCGTATACGCCTTTATTTTACTGGTCCTGACTTGCACGGCTTGCGCCCCTTTATTCGGAGCTTCTTCAAAAGAGGGGTTATTGCTGGAACAGCAAAGCTTGGTCAGATGGCGGGCTGATGAGAATATATTGGAGGTATATGCCGTCATCGCGAATTACGCCGATAAAGACGCTTCGTTTGCAGCCTATGTCGTATTTCTAGACCCGCATTTGAGGGAGATAGACGGCCTGGATCGGATTGAAGTCAAAGAGGATGACCGTAAAGGAAAAACGCCTTTTCTGCTAAAACCCTATCAGGAGACCGTATTGAGGCAGCGTTTTTATACGGATGAACCGCTGAAGCGAGAATGGCTGTCCAAAGGCGTCGGCATTGAAATCGCAACGCAGGGGAAGCGCATGACGCTTCCCATCAAATACGGAGAAATCGGGTAACGGCCTCAAACGGATGCCTCTGTCTCTACTCGCTC from the Cohnella hashimotonis genome contains:
- a CDS encoding YjgB family protein, yielding MKVSFKTASYGFVLAGVLVLAACNSAGSASSNGSDAPSASPSASASAAAPASPSASAGSGTEAPASPSAGEPASASAPASAAPTKVSAEVAAEIKELMKLAKEGKAPGISYVAHDSLIDDVKKDWGKPDSDDMAGKGFYAVYSKHHAAFGYNKGSQLFDIRSSDAKLQKLTLLQIEQTLGKPSSTTKSGDDTIYVYETGKEFQLKFAIPKSTGKVDHISVFSKTGSRNNMAG
- a CDS encoding sensor histidine kinase produces the protein MSRGVRIGLQGKQSLLLALLLAAIVAALSMQVLSGIRDDQKERLEQTFARQAEAANLRVRDAFLTGERVEAKPFMEKNAQRLAVDLGELSGMPVTLYDTDGVLAGTSLPIQPRTDASDALAYTARGMSAYITEGDALLYLAPLYNADQLLGTVQFHASLADQNAFYERIRDLFLYAGLAVLAGGFLVGYLFVRRQVSVIRRLNRATQQIGRGDYLSAAPVRRRDELGELAEGIFDMSGSISSSVTQLHEEKRKLMDAIARLTELERQQKQFIGNISHELKTPLTSIRAYADLLEMYADDPALLGKARERIGTEAARLYELVEKALQLSAMDVYDFETKAEQVALAPLLKEATERIRVKADAVGIRMTLDLQDGSVWADSDNLMHIVLNLLDNAVKYNVSGGAVTLSNRLTYGADGEPRMIVEVADTGRGIPQEAQSRIFDPFYTVSGDRSRATGGTGLGLSLVRSLAEKQGGSVRLAESGSGGSRFILELPVREPKRKS
- a CDS encoding response regulator transcription factor — translated: MVRVLVVDDEAGISEAVAYALQREGYEVDTAADGVEALEKVAAQRPDVMVLDVMMPRMGGYEVCRKLDGRDRPAILLLTVKNDIVDKVLGLELGADDYMTKPFDIRELLARVKALARRVQLDHAPAQNAPADTETVRLGTLAIESLSRTARVDGQALELTPKEFDLLKLLAANPERVYTREALLELVWDMDFAGGTRTVDIHVQRLRRKLGDAQGLIQTVFGVGYKSARPSE
- a CDS encoding TolB family protein, with the protein product MPNKKGEIAVKLTLLLMLAIELTACSAKNGEPIPVASGASAGQTDDASAAQGAGGGKRKLTVVKETDAPKRSDVAIERIHRFEGAAIDAWLSDDALRITTTKLEKPGTDTEEPKFSYAAETVDLTSDARKPAKPAETEGDTAALVKETLSPDGKFAFVQRWKDKYTARNFIKNVATGGMTEIKGTNYLESGGWIDEGTYLLAAGSMEGRGDVLSVKTDGTVSKMTLDDPQVELFTKFTASHGRVYYTDQAQNLKTLAYGTATKPTVLATGVSGFEVAPDGARIAVSTVVGQDGTAARLLLYGADGRQQGSAIGTGDLIPYMSWSADAVKLAFAVYAEDRSGMNGVYVFDAASGTVVPVVPNAFPQYPLSWNPSGTRLGVTAAGKGDLPVTEIIDFKNQQTP
- a CDS encoding exosporium glycoprotein BclB-related protein; translation: MLLAATLVAAPVSAASGVTLNVNGSNIQYQVSPVLVNNTVLVPMKDINGTLGASVNWDNASQTVTAVKDGVKVVVKAGENTATVTTDSGVQTVSLQAPAQVKDGRVLIPVRLFATAFGADIGWNQQTQTVKLSFDDTTSGNGSGAKGETGAQGAKGDKGDKGDKGDKGDTGPTGSKGADGVGLNVAVDYSASAASSYAQYQIVLYDGSVYIVLKAAPAGSPDTSADYKLIVAKGAKGDKGDKGDTGATGAAGAKGDKGDTGAAGAKGDTGDTGPQGAKGDTGSTGATGATGAKGDQGEVGPAGPTGAKGDTGATGATGVKGDQGEVGPAGPTGAKGDTGATGATGVKGDQGEVGPAGPTGAKGDTGATGATGAKGDQGDVGPAGPAGPTGAKGDKGDTGATGAAGTTGAKGADGAGFEGAVVFNSVQAPLYPQYRVVTYNGSTYVALVAGPTGTPDTSPDYLLIAAKGADGAPGPAGPVGATGAQGPKGDKGDTGAPGPAGAATIIPYASGLPVTVTTIAGGLQGTGALIGFGNSVSGVSALGGNIDLTGAAGTLLNFGFSMPRAGTITSISAYFTNTMALTLLGTTVTITAQLYASETPNNTFTQIPGATVTLAPAMTGILALGTTANGITTGLNIPVTAQTRLLMVYTATATGLTLINTIQGYASAGVAIQ
- a CDS encoding LuxR C-terminal-related transcriptional regulator encodes the protein MNVQILTTKLYIPVSRSKTIPRPRLFERLNDGLDRKLTLVSASAGFGKTTLIGEWAAGCGRPVAWLSLDERDNDAARFLAHLVAAVNRITEPIGGDGALPRISQPSSTESALTILLNEVSAIPTPFVLVLDDFHVIRAKPIDDAVAFLLEHLPPQMHLVIATREDPQLPLSRLRVRGDLTELRAADLRFSAGEAAAFFNEAMGLALSADDIEALESRTEGWIAGLQLAALSMRGREDIPAFIRAFAGDNRYIIDYLVEEVLRRQPESMRSFLLQTSILERLSGPLCDAVTGEGEGSARLEALEKGNFFVVPLDDRREWYRYHHLFGEVLAVHLEADQPDRIAELHRRASRWYERHGSAADAIRHALAAGDDARAADLIECAWPEMRRLRQGLAVLGWLRALPDELIRRRPVLSVAFAWALMAGGEFGAVEERLQDAERRLETTASSQASMADRVVVDEEEFRHLPGTIAGYRAARAQVLGDIPAAIRYARRVLELVPEGDHLRRGAAAALLGLAAWTSGDLETAYRMFDEGMAGVLLAGNISDAIGGAIALADIRIAQGRLRQAMRVYERGLEVAESHGERMSRGTIDIHVAMSELDREHNDLQAAADRLLKGKELNERALRPQIGYRWYVAMARVAEANEDLNGALSLLHEAERLYKGHFFPNVRPISAMKTRIWLAMGRLDDALDWVREQGLSAYDELSYLREFEHVTLARTLLAKYRRDRSDHSIRQVLGLLERLLQAAEEGGRAGSSIEILILQAMAHETRGNRLDALGPLERALALAESEAYVRIFADVGQPMAALLEAALKQGVSPGYITQLLSALGRAESRAAHKHTLSEPLSDRELEVLRLFRTELSGPDIARMLHISLNTLRSHTKNIYSKLEVNNRRAAVRRAEELDLD